Proteins from one Paenibacillus amylolyticus genomic window:
- the catA gene encoding type A chloramphenicol O-acetyltransferase — translation MFNPIVLDQWDRKPYFDHYLNQVRCTYSITANLDITLLITELKLKALKFYPALIHMISTVVNAHREFRTCFDAEGTLGYWDEMSPSYTIFHEDDKSFSTMWTAFHEDFETFHNRYLEDMKNYKDHKSFAAKPNEPLNIFSVSSIPWVNFTGFNLNIYNEGTYLLPIFTMGKYVQQNDKVTLPLSVQLHHAVCDGYHAGVLFNELQSLADRCDEWC, via the coding sequence ATGTTTAATCCAATCGTGTTAGATCAGTGGGATCGAAAGCCATATTTTGACCACTATTTGAATCAGGTCAGATGTACCTATAGCATAACGGCTAATCTGGATATTACGCTATTAATCACCGAGCTTAAGCTTAAAGCATTAAAGTTCTATCCGGCTCTTATTCATATGATCTCTACGGTCGTCAATGCACACAGAGAGTTTCGAACCTGTTTTGATGCCGAGGGGACATTGGGCTACTGGGACGAAATGTCCCCGAGTTATACAATTTTTCATGAGGACGACAAAAGCTTCTCGACAATGTGGACGGCATTCCATGAAGATTTCGAGACGTTCCACAATCGTTATCTGGAAGATATGAAGAATTACAAAGATCACAAATCATTTGCTGCCAAACCCAATGAACCACTGAATATATTTTCCGTTTCCAGCATTCCCTGGGTTAACTTTACGGGATTTAATCTGAATATTTACAATGAGGGAACCTACTTGTTGCCTATCTTCACGATGGGAAAATATGTTCAACAGAACGATAAAGTCACTCTTCCCTTATCCGTTCAGTTACACCACGCCGTGTGCGATGGCTATCATGCTGGCGTTCTATTTAACGAATTGCAGTCACTTGCAGATCGATGTGATGAGTGGTGTTAG
- a CDS encoding adenosylcobalamin-dependent ribonucleoside-diphosphate reductase produces the protein MKSNQRSYQLEGLSEKIFLDRYAWKDADSNHAKVGDVVLVLTKDDPKFPTKEVGEIIERQGQLVQVRTRSGEIIETSVEKLTLNIEKTPEEMWDRLAKAMASVESTADQRAMWESKFRSVLEDWKLVPGGRIAAGAGASDELTLFNCYVIPSPQDSRGGIMRTLTEMTEIMARGGGVGINLSSLRPRRAVVKGVNGSSSGSVSWGGLFSYTTGLIEQGGSRRGALMLMMNDWHPDVLDFITVKQTMGQVTNANLSVCVSNAFMEAVKQDGDWNLVFPDTNDPDYDTEWNGDMQQWKAEGHAVVHYRTLKAREIWHTIIESAWKSAEPGVVFMEYYNQMSNSWYFNPIICTNPCGEQGLPGWGVCNLSAINLSKFYDETNDDVAWDELAETTRISARFLDNVIDATPYHFEENRLNQQRERRVGLGTMGLAELMIKLRIRYGSPESLEFLDILYGFMAKEAYLASAEIAAEKGAFPAFEAELYLQSGFMKNMVATYPEVGEAIRKQGIRNVTLITQAPTGSTGTMVGTSTGIEPYFAFKYFRQSRLGYDEQFVPIAQEWLDEHPGEALPDYYVTAMDLSAENHIRVQAAIQQWVDSSISKTANCPADFTVEDTAELYELAFDLGCKGVTIYRDGSRDVQVLSTSKKAKAQTEDQNTLEAEEKAVVSALDNPNHIGGQAGVKAFGSDVDGETHTSVEASSSATVLDKQYRSRPQVLRGATYKINTPFGMAYITINDLEGTPGEIFLNVGKAGSDVFAMAEALGRVCSLFLRYGDHGHKVELLIKHLKGIGGSGAIGFGANRVESIADAVAKALESHVQSNVQENETSATLKEQNQVKSAYPQVEDQKTLTESRDLCPSCGSASLMNVEGCKTCSNCGYSKCN, from the coding sequence ATGAAATCAAACCAACGATCGTACCAATTAGAAGGACTTAGCGAAAAAATATTTCTGGACCGATACGCCTGGAAGGACGCTGATTCAAATCATGCCAAGGTCGGAGATGTGGTACTGGTATTAACGAAGGATGATCCCAAGTTTCCAACCAAGGAAGTGGGCGAAATCATAGAACGTCAGGGTCAGCTCGTACAAGTCAGGACTCGAAGCGGAGAGATCATCGAGACCAGTGTGGAAAAACTGACACTCAACATCGAAAAAACACCTGAAGAGATGTGGGATCGTCTTGCCAAAGCCATGGCTTCTGTTGAATCCACAGCAGATCAGCGGGCAATGTGGGAGTCCAAGTTCCGCTCCGTGTTGGAAGATTGGAAGTTAGTACCCGGTGGACGCATTGCTGCGGGCGCGGGGGCAAGCGATGAGCTGACGCTCTTCAATTGTTATGTTATTCCGTCTCCGCAGGACAGTCGTGGTGGCATCATGAGAACCTTGACCGAGATGACGGAGATTATGGCGCGTGGGGGAGGTGTGGGCATTAATTTGTCTTCTTTGCGTCCTCGTCGAGCGGTGGTGAAAGGTGTCAATGGATCATCCAGCGGTTCCGTATCGTGGGGAGGATTATTCAGTTATACGACAGGACTGATTGAACAGGGTGGAAGCCGCCGGGGTGCACTCATGCTGATGATGAATGACTGGCATCCGGATGTGCTTGATTTTATTACGGTGAAACAAACGATGGGTCAGGTAACCAATGCCAATCTGTCTGTATGTGTGAGCAATGCATTTATGGAGGCTGTCAAGCAGGACGGAGATTGGAATTTGGTTTTCCCCGATACGAACGATCCTGACTATGACACGGAATGGAATGGAGATATGCAGCAATGGAAAGCCGAAGGTCATGCGGTGGTACACTATCGTACGCTGAAGGCGCGCGAAATCTGGCATACCATCATTGAATCAGCCTGGAAATCGGCAGAGCCTGGTGTAGTATTTATGGAGTACTATAACCAGATGTCCAACAGCTGGTACTTTAATCCGATCATCTGTACTAATCCTTGCGGTGAACAAGGTCTGCCTGGCTGGGGTGTATGTAATCTGTCAGCAATTAATCTGTCCAAATTCTACGATGAAACGAATGATGATGTGGCATGGGATGAACTGGCGGAAACCACTCGCATCTCGGCTAGATTTTTGGATAATGTCATCGATGCAACACCATATCATTTTGAGGAAAACAGATTGAATCAGCAGCGTGAACGCCGGGTTGGGCTTGGCACAATGGGACTGGCAGAGCTGATGATTAAGCTGCGTATAAGGTATGGCAGTCCGGAATCCCTTGAATTTCTGGATATATTATATGGATTCATGGCGAAGGAGGCTTATCTGGCATCAGCAGAGATTGCAGCAGAGAAGGGAGCTTTCCCAGCATTCGAAGCTGAACTGTACTTACAGAGTGGCTTCATGAAAAACATGGTTGCGACGTACCCTGAAGTGGGAGAGGCTATTCGTAAACAGGGCATTCGAAATGTCACACTGATTACTCAGGCGCCAACGGGCAGCACAGGTACGATGGTGGGCACATCCACGGGTATTGAGCCGTATTTCGCCTTCAAGTATTTCCGTCAAAGCCGTCTGGGTTATGACGAACAGTTCGTACCGATTGCACAGGAGTGGCTGGATGAACATCCAGGTGAAGCTTTACCAGACTACTATGTAACGGCGATGGATCTGTCGGCTGAGAATCATATCCGGGTACAGGCTGCGATTCAGCAATGGGTGGATAGCTCCATCTCGAAGACGGCCAACTGTCCGGCTGATTTTACAGTGGAGGATACGGCAGAACTATACGAGCTGGCCTTCGACCTCGGCTGCAAGGGAGTAACGATATATCGCGATGGCAGCAGGGATGTGCAGGTGTTGTCCACGTCGAAGAAGGCAAAGGCCCAGACCGAAGATCAGAACACGTTGGAAGCTGAAGAGAAGGCTGTCGTATCTGCACTAGATAACCCGAATCATATCGGAGGGCAGGCAGGTGTTAAAGCGTTCGGTAGTGACGTTGATGGTGAAACCCATACTTCAGTTGAAGCCTCTTCCTCTGCCACAGTGCTGGATAAACAATATCGAAGCCGCCCTCAGGTCCTTCGCGGTGCGACATACAAAATCAATACACCATTCGGAATGGCTTACATTACAATCAATGATCTGGAGGGAACGCCGGGTGAAATCTTCCTGAACGTGGGCAAAGCGGGATCGGACGTGTTCGCCATGGCTGAGGCACTCGGTCGGGTATGTTCGCTGTTCCTTCGATACGGAGATCATGGGCATAAGGTTGAACTGTTGATCAAACATCTCAAGGGAATTGGTGGATCGGGCGCGATTGGCTTCGGAGCCAACCGGGTGGAATCGATTGCTGATGCAGTCGCCAAAGCATTGGAAAGCCATGTACAGAGCAATGTGCAGGAGAATGAGACCAGTGCGACCTTAAAAGAACAGAACCAAGTGAAGAGCGCATATCCACAAGTGGAGGATCAGAAAACCTTAACCGAATCAAGAGATTTATGTCCTTCATGCGGATCGGCATCCCTGATGAATGTGGAAGGATGCAAAACATGCAGCAACTGCGGATACAGTAAGTGCAATTAA
- a CDS encoding flavin reductase family protein has product MRQPIEEPKFYSYPGMVAVVTSRHEGVQNVMASGWHTYIGSSPGVYGISLRKETYSYKLIEKSGVFGVHFLPAHRSEWIQAAGTFSGRATDKFRRFGIPYEEGIKVSVPILTDAYFAYECKVVDITTYGDHEWIAGEVLQRYQDQEYFLENGMVDLEKLRIPMYTGRSTYRILDAKTEEKNHPFYL; this is encoded by the coding sequence ATGCGTCAGCCGATAGAAGAACCCAAATTTTATTCTTATCCTGGCATGGTGGCGGTAGTGACTTCGCGTCATGAGGGAGTCCAGAATGTGATGGCGTCCGGATGGCATACATATATCGGATCATCTCCAGGCGTATATGGCATCTCCCTTCGTAAGGAAACATACTCCTATAAACTCATCGAGAAGAGTGGTGTATTCGGTGTTCATTTCCTACCCGCTCATCGATCGGAGTGGATTCAAGCTGCAGGAACGTTCAGTGGAAGAGCTACAGATAAATTCAGAAGATTCGGCATTCCGTATGAGGAAGGAATCAAGGTAAGTGTACCCATTTTGACAGATGCTTATTTTGCTTATGAATGCAAGGTTGTGGATATTACGACATATGGTGATCATGAATGGATTGCAGGCGAAGTGTTGCAGCGATATCAGGATCAGGAGTACTTTTTGGAGAATGGAATGGTTGATCTGGAGAAGTTGAGAATCCCAATGTACACAGGGCGCTCGACATACCGAATCCTGGATGCGAAGACAGAAGAAAAGAATCACCCGTTCTACCTCTAG
- a CDS encoding YqhG family protein, translating into MTMSPHEVQAYVLTYLEALDCQIMERSPAHVTVKLSPEADKALTNRPYYWGFVERTGAPAETMSFTFIFDPDSYQQITEAAEAKAAQASPPVVPHPAGTNGLNNGNPQGEPPKETILGRYFGITPSLPQLGPGRILREEVVYGSRRLQQIFGAAREGGAFVNLFEQAAKRQLRATAPAVYEPWLGVCFKVEFACDLKREELHFLGISLRSGEIIDKFGTKLNRRDLSPRLAENMHVQTAKVSLADAGAALESHLTNRLLELDYSWAEKAQERLDLELDVLDTYYEAVLREDTPEVEPTGNTASGTENVHSNRTSPVPPNNVLDISKAKSIGADAELAAEAIVPIDTETETEEEKAKQAVMDREAMKLQYETRRTEMIWQYEPKVKVTAINSGMFHLR; encoded by the coding sequence ATGACCATGTCTCCTCATGAAGTGCAGGCTTATGTTCTCACCTATCTGGAAGCCCTTGATTGTCAGATCATGGAGCGTTCCCCTGCCCATGTAACCGTCAAACTCTCGCCTGAGGCTGACAAAGCGCTGACCAATCGCCCGTATTATTGGGGGTTTGTGGAGCGAACCGGAGCCCCCGCTGAGACGATGTCCTTTACATTTATATTCGATCCTGACAGTTATCAGCAGATCACCGAAGCAGCAGAAGCCAAAGCTGCGCAAGCATCACCTCCGGTTGTACCTCACCCTGCTGGAACGAATGGCTTAAACAATGGCAATCCTCAAGGCGAGCCACCAAAAGAAACCATTCTTGGCCGTTATTTCGGGATCACTCCATCTTTGCCACAGCTGGGGCCAGGACGGATACTGCGGGAAGAAGTGGTGTACGGCAGTCGCAGGCTGCAGCAGATCTTCGGCGCGGCCCGTGAAGGGGGTGCCTTTGTGAACCTGTTCGAACAAGCTGCCAAACGACAATTGCGCGCTACAGCGCCAGCCGTATATGAGCCTTGGCTTGGTGTCTGTTTCAAGGTGGAATTCGCCTGTGATTTGAAACGGGAGGAATTGCATTTTCTCGGCATCTCCCTCCGCTCGGGTGAAATTATAGATAAATTCGGCACCAAGCTGAACCGTCGTGATCTCAGTCCGAGGCTTGCGGAGAACATGCATGTGCAGACAGCCAAAGTTTCGTTGGCTGATGCCGGAGCTGCTTTGGAATCTCATTTGACGAACCGCTTGCTGGAACTCGATTATAGCTGGGCCGAGAAAGCCCAAGAGCGGCTTGATCTGGAGCTGGACGTGTTGGACACCTATTATGAAGCTGTTCTCCGGGAAGATACGCCGGAGGTGGAACCAACAGGTAACACAGCCTCAGGCACGGAGAATGTGCATTCCAACCGCACATCACCTGTACCACCGAATAACGTTCTGGATATATCTAAAGCTAAATCCATTGGAGCAGATGCAGAACTGGCGGCAGAGGCCATCGTGCCGATTGACACCGAGACAGAAACCGAGGAAGAGAAAGCCAAACAGGCGGTAATGGATCGTGAAGCTATGAAACTCCAATATGAAACACGTCGAACCGAGATGATCTGGCAATATGAACCCAAAGTGAAAGTGACTGCTATCAACAGCGGCATGTTTCACTTAAGATAG
- a CDS encoding histidine kinase, with product MNPHFLYNTLSSIHWIALMSEEKRIADMVEGLSDFLRISLNNGQDYYAVEQEIAHIRHYVRVQSIRFPDQFTLHYIVDPALEKRMMLKLLLQPLVENAMIHGIQPKAGVGTITIMIRKDPDNEQMNVLVLDDGVGMEPDRLEQLRISISEWKGKQPEKQPNQGGYGLCNVNERLLLHYGADAQLEVDSRVGGGTRISFSIPILEGSR from the coding sequence ATTAATCCACACTTCCTGTATAACACGCTCTCTTCGATTCACTGGATTGCCTTGATGTCTGAAGAGAAGAGGATCGCAGATATGGTGGAGGGCTTGAGTGATTTCCTGCGGATCAGCTTAAACAATGGTCAGGATTACTATGCTGTGGAACAGGAGATTGCTCATATTCGCCATTATGTGCGTGTGCAGTCCATTCGTTTCCCGGATCAATTCACCCTGCATTACATTGTAGATCCGGCGCTTGAGAAGCGAATGATGCTGAAGCTGTTGCTGCAACCGCTCGTTGAGAACGCCATGATTCATGGCATTCAGCCCAAAGCTGGCGTGGGTACCATCACCATCATGATTCGCAAAGATCCGGACAATGAACAGATGAATGTGCTGGTGCTGGATGATGGTGTCGGCATGGAACCGGACAGACTGGAGCAATTAAGGATAAGCATTAGCGAATGGAAGGGAAAACAGCCGGAAAAACAGCCAAATCAAGGCGGTTATGGGCTCTGCAATGTGAATGAGAGGTTGCTGCTCCATTATGGAGCGGATGCACAGCTTGAAGTAGACAGCAGGGTTGGGGGCGGTACGCGGATTTCGTTTTCCATTCCAATCTTGGAGGGTTCGCGATGA
- a CDS encoding acyltransferase, translating into MSQSPNTKRHMNGLDGLRAIAVLAVIAYHLNLDFIPGGLLGVGIFFVLSGYLITDILVSQWQQYGRISLGDFWIRRVRRLLPGMLTMTAVVMIWLACTDPSRLAALRGDIVSGVLYISNWWYIFHNVSYFESFGPPSPFGHFWSLAVEEQFYLIWPLLLIAAIVMFKRKGWLVVFIVVAAELSAGAMAIMYNPDVDPSRVYYGTDTRAFALLAGAALAVVWPSRKLSNSLPGMNRLVLDVSGLAALALLIYMMLNSSEYDPFLYQGGMVLQAIATTLLVAVLAHPSSFLARFIGAKPLRWIGERSYGLYLWHYPVIILTNPAVDTGGAHPVRIILQVAATVVLASLSLKYIENPIRYNGFRDSWSRLWGRGRSSIGIRNVWWKRAGLLMTVLLLSYTVSQMMVSHAANSDSHSVSMSTTLNGENAVAEEQGQNVLPVNTATSGSGQKNDANTHKPEVGTKDNPGKMRNRQKRRRQTRNLGSRTIQRVLAKTVSLKISRLITL; encoded by the coding sequence ATGTCACAATCGCCTAATACCAAGCGACATATGAACGGACTGGATGGCTTGCGAGCCATCGCTGTACTTGCGGTAATCGCGTATCATCTGAATTTGGATTTTATTCCGGGTGGACTGCTCGGTGTAGGTATATTCTTTGTACTCTCTGGATATCTGATTACCGATATTCTCGTGTCACAGTGGCAGCAATATGGACGTATCTCACTCGGTGATTTTTGGATAAGGCGGGTAAGACGTTTGCTTCCGGGCATGCTGACCATGACAGCTGTGGTAATGATCTGGTTGGCTTGTACAGACCCATCCCGGCTCGCTGCGCTTCGTGGTGATATCGTCTCGGGTGTATTATACATAAGCAATTGGTGGTATATCTTTCACAACGTTTCCTATTTCGAAAGCTTTGGCCCGCCATCACCGTTTGGACATTTCTGGTCACTGGCAGTGGAAGAGCAGTTTTATCTGATATGGCCTCTTCTGCTGATCGCAGCCATCGTTATGTTCAAAAGAAAGGGATGGCTGGTCGTCTTCATTGTCGTCGCAGCTGAATTATCTGCTGGCGCAATGGCCATCATGTATAATCCGGATGTGGACCCGAGCCGTGTATATTATGGAACAGACACGCGGGCATTCGCACTGCTTGCTGGTGCTGCTCTTGCCGTGGTGTGGCCTAGTCGCAAGCTCTCGAACTCTCTGCCTGGCATGAATCGGCTTGTACTCGATGTATCGGGACTAGCTGCACTTGCTTTATTAATCTACATGATGCTGAACAGCAGTGAATATGATCCGTTTCTGTATCAAGGGGGAATGGTACTTCAGGCTATAGCAACCACCTTGCTGGTAGCGGTATTGGCTCACCCATCGTCATTCCTGGCACGGTTCATTGGAGCGAAGCCACTACGCTGGATTGGAGAGCGATCTTACGGATTGTATCTGTGGCATTATCCTGTTATTATTTTAACGAATCCGGCGGTGGATACGGGAGGAGCACATCCTGTACGAATCATTCTACAGGTCGCTGCAACGGTTGTATTGGCCTCATTGTCCCTTAAATATATTGAAAATCCGATTCGGTACAATGGATTCCGTGATTCCTGGTCCCGATTATGGGGAAGAGGTCGGTCATCGATCGGTATACGTAACGTGTGGTGGAAGCGGGCAGGTCTGTTGATGACGGTTCTGTTGTTGTCCTATACGGTATCCCAGATGATGGTCTCACATGCAGCGAATTCCGATTCCCATTCGGTATCGATGTCGACCACATTGAATGGAGAGAATGCCGTAGCGGAGGAACAGGGACAGAATGTTTTGCCAGTAAACACAGCGACATCAGGCTCAGGCCAGAAGAACGATGCGAATACCCATAAACCGGAAGTAGGAACGAAAGATAATCCGGGGAAAATGAGAAACCGACAGAAGAGGCGACGCCAGACTCGAAACCTGGGGAGCAGGACAATTCAGCGAGTGCTGGCAAAGACGGTCAGTCTGAAGATAAGCCGGCTAATCACTCTGTGA
- a CDS encoding cache and HAMP domain-containing protein, protein MARWLTSSLQRKLSVVVTASMIVPLLALGLFAFLFSSRITEQKTKLSGMDTLKQVEANLRYMLQDAENLSIFLIGERDIQHYLSQNEDHELDRVDILGRMTNLAASKKYIANIAIYPGRFDATLSTATWYESSESNLTYPSVPSGESVKQWTGVYPVQNYAGIQNVITLVRPIRSIHDYRPIGWLAISLDEKAISKGWAALGLGRGEGRLELISSSGEILSSMDKSRLGLKLEGVEPGVTTLIQDGGSGTTTYGSGEDKRTLLYYPEELTGWTLVGTVPYDQYKSENRYILILTGFAVAMSAAISAGLVWFTVRRVTRPLRVLTRHLSRIDPERPLPLFRSESDDEIGRLGESYNLLGAHIQLLKEEVIRGEARKKKPIFGYFRRRLIHTSCITRSLRFTGLP, encoded by the coding sequence TTGGCACGCTGGCTCACATCTTCATTACAAAGGAAGCTATCTGTCGTCGTGACAGCTTCAATGATTGTGCCTTTGCTGGCCTTGGGTCTGTTCGCCTTTCTGTTCTCTTCCCGCATTACAGAGCAAAAAACAAAACTGTCCGGCATGGATACACTGAAACAGGTGGAAGCGAATCTTCGTTATATGCTGCAAGATGCGGAGAACCTGTCCATTTTCCTGATTGGAGAACGGGATATCCAGCACTATCTTAGCCAAAATGAGGACCATGAACTGGACCGTGTGGATATCCTGGGCAGGATGACCAACCTGGCTGCTTCCAAAAAATATATCGCCAACATTGCCATATACCCTGGACGTTTTGATGCTACATTGTCGACCGCTACCTGGTATGAATCCAGTGAATCCAATTTGACGTATCCCTCTGTTCCAAGTGGTGAATCGGTCAAACAATGGACGGGGGTATACCCGGTGCAGAATTACGCAGGCATACAAAATGTGATCACATTGGTTCGGCCGATTCGCAGTATACACGATTATCGCCCCATCGGCTGGTTGGCCATTAGTCTGGATGAGAAGGCCATATCCAAAGGATGGGCCGCTCTGGGATTAGGCAGAGGGGAAGGAAGATTGGAACTCATCAGCAGTTCAGGAGAGATTCTGTCTTCGATGGATAAATCCCGGCTTGGACTCAAGCTGGAGGGGGTTGAACCAGGGGTTACAACGTTAATTCAGGACGGTGGTAGCGGAACCACCACGTATGGCAGTGGTGAGGATAAACGGACGCTGCTCTATTATCCGGAAGAATTGACGGGTTGGACATTGGTTGGAACCGTACCATATGATCAGTACAAATCCGAGAATCGATATATCCTTATTCTGACCGGATTCGCTGTTGCCATGTCCGCTGCGATCAGCGCCGGCTTGGTGTGGTTTACTGTGCGGCGAGTGACGAGGCCGCTGCGTGTGCTTACCCGACATCTGTCTCGAATTGATCCGGAACGGCCTCTTCCGCTGTTTCGGTCTGAAAGTGATGACGAGATCGGCAGGCTTGGGGAGAGTTACAATCTGCTGGGTGCACATATTCAGTTATTGAAGGAAGAGGTTATACGAGGTGAAGCCCGCAAAAAGAAGCCGATCTTCGGGTACTTCAGGCGCAGATTAATCCACACTTCCTGTATAACACGCTCTCTTCGATTCACTGGATTGCCTTGA
- a CDS encoding extracellular solute-binding protein, which yields MLRKWLSGVLAITLFSIILAGCTGGDTSEGGSSNDKVSVTLWHNWTGQDAKAVAMRQIIEDFRSAHPDIEVVDEGLPTDGLKTRLRTVAAANEMPDLFVMWPDAMTKEFVKGDLLQPINAELDAKPEWKDNFILNALDGYTVDGNIYSVPMNLAPSSFIYYNEALFKQYNVKVPETWAELDQAIATFNQNKVIPMALGNKANWVAQSTIFSTLADRITGTDWFLKAVAQDGASFTDPQFIEALNKMQELGNTKAFQDGFNSIDETQMMQLYFQGKAAMVMNGGWALANLVNNAPEEVLNNTHITILPPVEGGKGEPRTTSGVVGTGLGVSKKLSGAQKDAAMELFYALAGPDGQKATLDSSTLVSYKIDLDKTKAHPLFVELYDLMQEVKITPVYDSKLGSATVEVINNALQELLMGGKAEDIAAKIQAAQANAVSQ from the coding sequence ATGTTGAGAAAATGGCTTTCGGGTGTCCTGGCAATAACGTTGTTCTCCATTATTCTTGCTGGCTGTACTGGCGGGGATACTTCAGAAGGAGGCAGCAGCAATGACAAAGTAAGCGTCACTCTTTGGCACAATTGGACCGGGCAGGATGCAAAAGCGGTTGCCATGCGCCAAATTATTGAAGATTTTCGCTCAGCGCATCCGGATATTGAAGTCGTGGATGAAGGCCTGCCTACAGATGGTCTCAAAACCCGGCTTCGCACGGTCGCAGCTGCCAACGAGATGCCCGACCTGTTCGTGATGTGGCCGGATGCGATGACCAAGGAATTTGTAAAAGGGGATCTGTTACAGCCCATTAATGCAGAGCTGGACGCGAAGCCGGAGTGGAAAGACAACTTTATTCTGAATGCATTAGATGGATACACTGTGGACGGAAATATCTACTCTGTGCCGATGAATCTGGCGCCAAGTTCCTTCATTTATTACAATGAAGCTCTTTTCAAACAGTACAATGTGAAAGTGCCTGAGACGTGGGCGGAATTGGACCAGGCCATTGCTACGTTTAATCAAAATAAAGTTATTCCCATGGCGCTTGGCAACAAGGCCAACTGGGTAGCACAATCGACGATATTCAGTACACTGGCTGACCGGATTACCGGCACAGACTGGTTCCTGAAAGCGGTAGCCCAAGATGGCGCAAGTTTTACCGATCCGCAATTTATTGAAGCCCTGAACAAGATGCAAGAGCTTGGCAACACCAAGGCATTCCAGGATGGATTCAACAGTATTGATGAGACACAGATGATGCAGCTTTATTTTCAAGGTAAGGCAGCGATGGTTATGAACGGCGGATGGGCCTTGGCCAATCTGGTGAATAACGCACCTGAAGAGGTATTGAACAACACGCATATTACAATTCTCCCTCCAGTGGAGGGTGGTAAGGGTGAACCAAGAACCACATCCGGTGTGGTGGGAACCGGGTTGGGTGTAAGCAAAAAGCTGAGCGGTGCTCAAAAAGACGCAGCGATGGAGCTGTTCTATGCACTGGCAGGACCTGATGGTCAGAAGGCCACATTGGATAGCAGCACATTGGTGAGTTACAAGATTGATCTGGACAAAACCAAGGCGCATCCATTGTTCGTTGAATTGTATGATCTGATGCAGGAAGTGAAGATTACGCCGGTATACGATTCCAAGCTGGGATCAGCAACGGTTGAGGTTATTAATAATGCATTGCAAGAGCTGCTCATGGGCGGTAAGGCTGAAGATATTGCAGCCAAAATTCAGGCGGCTCAAGCCAATGCAGTTAGTCAGTAA
- a CDS encoding sugar ABC transporter permease, which translates to MNALRSRRFIMLGLAPAVIIYALFVFVPVVWSAYYGFFNWSGIGASKYIGMDNYVEIWHDPVFWRALKNNVIFVLASVFGQIPLALMLAVILHKSNPLQRFLRSAVFLPMVLSTVVIGMIWQYIYHPQIGILNFLLDALGLESWKLQWLSDDKIAIFSLVPPLLWSFVGLYLIIFISALQNIPGEIHDAAKIDGASGIRKLVSVSLPMIWGTVQVAIILCISGSLKSFDLVYIMTKGGPAHATELLATYMYNSTFTTYRYGFGSAISTTIVLISLLLIGTSQWATSRKRKENQ; encoded by the coding sequence ATGAACGCACTGCGAAGTCGGCGTTTTATTATGCTGGGGCTGGCCCCGGCAGTCATCATTTATGCATTGTTTGTATTTGTCCCGGTCGTATGGTCGGCATACTACGGTTTCTTCAACTGGTCCGGCATCGGCGCATCCAAATATATCGGTATGGATAATTACGTGGAGATCTGGCATGATCCTGTATTTTGGCGGGCACTGAAAAATAACGTTATTTTTGTGTTGGCATCGGTATTTGGACAGATTCCGTTAGCCCTTATGCTCGCGGTCATCTTGCACAAAAGCAATCCGTTACAGCGGTTTCTGCGCTCAGCCGTATTTCTGCCGATGGTGTTATCCACAGTCGTTATCGGTATGATCTGGCAGTATATCTATCATCCGCAGATCGGGATATTGAACTTTCTATTGGATGCACTGGGGCTGGAGAGCTGGAAGCTGCAATGGCTTTCCGATGACAAGATTGCCATTTTCTCATTGGTACCGCCACTGCTCTGGAGCTTTGTGGGGCTGTATCTGATTATCTTCATCTCGGCACTACAGAATATTCCAGGCGAGATTCATGATGCTGCCAAAATAGACGGTGCTTCAGGAATCCGCAAGCTGGTATCCGTCTCTTTGCCCATGATCTGGGGAACGGTTCAGGTTGCGATTATTCTATGTATCTCGGGTAGTCTGAAATCATTCGATCTGGTCTACATCATGACCAAGGGTGGTCCGGCCCATGCAACAGAACTGCTCGCGACGTACATGTACAATTCGACCTTTACAACATACCGTTATGGTTTCGGTAGTGCGATCTCAACAACCATTGTACTGATCTCCCTGCTGCTGATTGGAACAAGCCAGTGGGCGACCAGTCGCAAACGAAAAGAGAATCAATAG